The following is a genomic window from Daphnia magna isolate NIES linkage group LG4, ASM2063170v1.1, whole genome shotgun sequence.
TTTTAAcgattcattttgtttaaattaggTGTGGTAGTGGCCAATGACTGCATCCCTCGTCATTATGGGAAAAGTAGCTTCGTATGTGTCTGCAATGCCACATACTGTGACGACTGTAAGTCAATTTTGACGTGAAGTTCACAATAAAGTTACGCATTGCCTAAAATACTTCAAATCAATGCAAGTGGGTCTCGCTAGCAATAACGTCGATCAAAAcaatccattttcttttattttcagcaCCGACCGTTGGCGATCTAGCGGCAGGCCAAGCTACTTTGATCTCTTCCACTAGAGCAGACGCACGCTTCCGAATAACCAACCTGACTTTCGTGGGGTTTTCAAATTCACTTCTTGGTACGTGTACGCAAAAATTATATACTCTGAAATGCTCCATCATTATGATTAACACTcgtatgttttgttttgatttcgtGAAGCAAACCAAATATTTATAGATCCTTCTGTTCAATACCAAAAAATTCTTGGATTTGGTGGCGCATTTACCGACGCAGCTGGAATCAACATTGCGAAGCTGTCGATTTTGGCCCAGCAAAATTTACTTAAGTACAAAAAAAGTATAACATTAATACgacgatttgtttttttgctcaAGCAAGagcgtttttctttacatttccACATGTTTTACATAAAGGTCATATTTTGGAAGCGAGGGAATAGAATATGGGCTGGGTAGAGTTCCTATTGGTGGAAGTGATTTTTCTACCTTGGCTTACACCTACGATGATTTTCCTGGAGATAATAATCTAGCAAACTTTTCCCTAACTAAAGAAGATCTGTTCTTCAAGGTCCATAACCCTACATTTTACATATTTGTTTTCATGTGCATCAATGTTTCttaaatgttttatttgtatttcttatttaaaatttttaatgtgcTAGATTCCATATATCTCCTGGGCTCAGAGTTTTAGTGCCAAACCTATAAAGCTTCTTGCCAGCCCATGGAGTGCCCCTGCATGGATGAAAAGCAATGGCAAACTAAATGGCAAAGGGTATGTTTGTACAATTAAtggaaatatttatttaaaacctAACAATTGGGCTACATCATTGAATAAGGTATCTTCTTCAAGAGTATTACCAAGTATGGGCAGAATATATCGCGaggtaataaaattagtgACTTGACGTTTTAAGTTCAATTTCAAGGTGAAAGCTCTTTTTGTttgcaaaagattttttgaaGAATACAAGAGCCACAACTTGCATTTTTTCGCCGTTACACCTCAAAATGAACCATCCGATGGAAATATCCCAGGTAAGCAGTTACTAGCTTTACatgttattgttattattattatttttatttatttgagattttttaaaaattctttttcttcgattGGAAGATTTTCCATTCAACTGTATGGGCTGGACTCCAGGTAAATATCCATTTCGAAGGTTGCTACCGTCTTATGTAGTTCCATCGCATTATATTCACTAACCTGTTTTAAACTTACATGTTAACCTTCTATGCTACAGAACAGCAGGCAATGTTCGTTGGCCTTAATTTGGGACCTACGTTAGAGGCCAGTGGATTTGGATCCGTTAAAATCATGATTATGGTTCGCAATCTTTTGCAATTTCCAATTGAAAACAATAGTTTATGATTCTATCTTAATCAACAGGATGATCAACGCCTTTTGCTTCCGAAATGGGCCGAAAGTGTAAGGCAACCGTGTTTTTCAAAAAGCTTTATACTTTATTAGTGATTGAAATCAAACTCTTTCTGGAAGGTTTTGTCCCATCCATTGGCGAAAAAGTACGTTGCAGGTGTGGCAGTTCACTGGTACACGGATCTGTTTACACCGGCAACAGTTCTAACCAAATTTCATGAAAAATTCCCAGATCATTTCATTTTGGCCACTGAGGCCTGCGAAGGTACAATCAGTACAATACTGATGAATACGAAATGGAACATAACCACTATTTGTATTAAAAAGGTGACAAACCGTGGCAACCGGCCGTTAGTCTTGGATCGTGGGAACGTCTTGAATCTTATGCGCACAACATTATAGAGGTATATGCTCTATTtagataaattaaaaaaaaaaccaaagaaaacaggaaaaaagcCGGTAGAGGACCGTCAGCGACAATTGTCAGATAAagttggctttttttttttcattttgtaattGGAAAATCTATTTAAATGCAAATtttccttatagtttttcttAGTTTAGCTAGATCtacataaatattttttatgttaGGATCTCAATCATTGGGTGACTGGATGGATGGACTGGAATCTTGCGCTGGACGAACGCGGGGGTCCAAACTGGGCTGGAAATTTTGTCGATTCCCCCATTATTGTTAACAAAGCTAGAGACGAGTTTTACAAGCAACCCATGTTTTATGCACTGGGACATTTTTCCAAATACATTCCAGAGGACTCGGTCAGGATTGGTATTGATCTGATTGACAATTCAAACTTTTTCGGAACCGCTTTCAAACGTCCTGATGGAAAGCACACAGTAGTCCTGCTCAACCGGTAAGCGGGAATTCCAAATACTCGTCTGCGTGTCATAACTTACTGATGCCATTCTGTATCTTGTCAGGTCAAACGAGGATAAATTAATTATGTTGGTTGACCGTGAACGCGGTGCCTTGGAATTCACTTGTCCCGCCCGCTCTTTAAATACGGTGGTTTATGGTTAATGCTTTCTTACGTGGATGCCAAATATTCTATAAATAACTAGAAAATGTTATAACCGGACACagtaaataaatcaaacgttttgttattttgGTTACATATATTCTTGGCTCAGCcattcgttattttcagtttttctcgCTAGGTTCTGATTtggaaaaatagaaacaagaaCTTTTGTCTGTTTTATCCCTGTAATGAGTCATCTGCTAGAAAATCGCctttgaagaaaaataaatcgcTTCCGTGTTTACGGCTCTTTATTCATCAGTCACCACCATATACTTCCTTAAATTGATAGCAAGTCCGACACGGAAGGGCATTGCGTGTATTGTCATCAACACCAAGATAAGATAAATATAATGCTATTAGGTAAACAACATGATACGAAAATTTGTAGATTGTTCGATAACCCCTCCAAAACAACAAACTTTTCTGGCTTTTACTCTTGGCGTCGAGAGAATCCAACAACTTGACGCTGTCACCCCTCGACAGCAAAATGGCCAGCTTAGCTACACTTTTCTTGCGTCTGTTTACCGTGGTGTTTACCTTGTTCTCCCTCACTGGTAacacatttcttttgttcttgttctataatagaaaattttcctaATGCTTTTTTTATTGATCATTCAGTGTCAGCCGAAGACTGCATTCGTCGTGATTATGGCAGAACAAGCTTCGTTTGCGTATGCAATGCCACTTATTGTGACACAGCTCCTAGTGTCGGTGCTTTAGCAGCTGGACAAGCAGTTCAAATAACATCCAGTCAAAGCGCAGCTCGCTTTCAAGCTACCAATTTGCAATTTGgcaaaacatcatcaaataagGCAGTAATTAGTAGGTTTCGTTTATAATATTTGTGAAGCCATTCGATATTTCTTGAATTAACTGTTGGATTTTCCGCGTTGAAGCCAACGAGATATTTATCGACACATCGATCACGTACCAAAATGTGCTTGGTTTCGGCGGAGCTTTTACAGATGCGGCCGGAATTAACATAGCAAGGCTGTCTCAAGC
Proteins encoded in this region:
- the LOC116921003 gene encoding lysosomal acid glucosylceramidase; its protein translation is MQLTVSALVCFDTWFRLFLLVLPKMANFNFFCTSFLVSILVYRGVVVANDCIPRHYGKSSFVCVCNATYCDDSPTVGDLAAGQATLISSTRADARFRITNLTFVGFSNSLLANQIFIDPSVQYQKILGFGGAFTDAAGINIAKLSILAQQNLLKSYFGSEGIEYGLGRVPIGGSDFSTLAYTYDDFPGDNNLANFSLTKEDLFFKIPYISWAQSFSAKPIKLLASPWSAPAWMKSNGKLNGKGYLLQEYYQVWAEYIARFFEEYKSHNLHFFAVTPQNEPSDGNIPDFPFNCMGWTPEQQAMFVGLNLGPTLEASGFGSVKIMIMDDQRLLLPKWAESVLSHPLAKKYVAGVAVHWYTDLFTPATVLTKFHEKFPDHFILATEACEGDKPWQPAVSLGSWERLESYAHNIIEDLNHWVTGWMDWNLALDERGGPNWAGNFVDSPIIVNKARDEFYKQPMFYALGHFSKYIPEDSVRIGIDLIDNSNFFGTAFKRPDGKHTVVLLNRSNEDKLIMLVDRERGALEFTCPARSLNTVVYG